One Peribacillus simplex NBRC 15720 = DSM 1321 genomic region harbors:
- a CDS encoding PrkA family serine protein kinase, whose protein sequence is MDILKKIEKFREDEQKLKWEGTFAEYLEILKETPLVAQSAHSRVYNMIRDAGIEEVNGSKKYNFFSGQLFGLEDSLERLIEEYFHPAAKRLDVRKRILLLMGPVSGGKSTLVSLLKRGLENYSLKDSGAIYAIKGCPMHEDPLHLIPQYLRNDFFEEYGIRIEGNLSPLNVMRLEQEYGSRIEDVLVERIFLSEDKRVGIGTFSPSDPKSQDIADLTGSIDFSTIAEYGSESDPRAYRFDGELNKANRGMMEFQEMLKCDEKFLWHLLSLTQEGNFKAGRFALISADELIVAHTNETEYKAFISNKKNEALHSRIIVMPIPYNLKVTEEEKIYEKMIRESDVSDVHIAPHTLRVAAIFSIMTRLKDPKKGDIDLVKKMRLYDGENVEGFNSADINELKKEYQDEGMSGIDPRYVINRISSTIIRKENPSINALDVLMSLKAGLDQHPSITNELRERYLNFISLARKEYDAIAKNEVQKAFVYSYEESAKILMDNYLDNVEAYCNKSRLRDPLTGEEINPDEKLMRSIEEQIGISENAKKAFREEILIRISAYARKGKRFDYNSHDRLREAIQKKLFADLKDVVKITTSTKTPDERQLKKVNEVITRLIDEHGYNSTSANDLLRYVGSLLNR, encoded by the coding sequence ATGGATATTTTAAAGAAAATCGAAAAATTTAGAGAAGATGAACAGAAGCTGAAGTGGGAAGGCACCTTCGCAGAGTACTTAGAAATATTGAAAGAAACGCCTTTAGTTGCTCAATCTGCTCATTCACGTGTATACAACATGATCAGAGATGCAGGGATAGAGGAAGTAAATGGGTCAAAGAAATACAATTTCTTCAGCGGTCAGTTGTTTGGTCTTGAAGATTCACTGGAAAGGCTTATCGAGGAATATTTCCATCCGGCGGCCAAGCGGCTCGATGTCCGTAAGCGGATATTGCTTCTCATGGGTCCGGTGTCAGGCGGGAAGTCCACACTCGTTTCTTTACTGAAGCGTGGACTTGAAAATTATTCGTTAAAAGACTCTGGTGCGATTTATGCAATAAAAGGATGCCCGATGCATGAAGATCCCCTGCATCTCATTCCGCAATATTTACGGAATGATTTTTTTGAAGAATATGGCATCCGGATTGAAGGAAACCTATCGCCGCTGAATGTAATGAGGCTAGAACAGGAGTATGGAAGCAGGATTGAAGATGTGTTAGTCGAGCGTATTTTCCTTTCGGAGGATAAGCGTGTTGGAATTGGAACATTCAGTCCTTCTGACCCTAAGTCACAGGATATTGCTGATTTGACGGGCAGCATCGATTTTTCGACCATTGCCGAATACGGATCTGAATCAGATCCGCGTGCCTATCGCTTTGATGGCGAGCTGAACAAGGCGAACCGCGGGATGATGGAGTTCCAGGAGATGCTGAAATGTGATGAGAAGTTCTTATGGCACTTGCTATCATTGACTCAAGAGGGGAATTTTAAAGCAGGACGTTTTGCATTGATCAGTGCAGATGAACTTATTGTGGCTCATACGAATGAAACGGAGTATAAAGCGTTCATTTCGAATAAGAAAAATGAAGCATTGCATTCCCGTATCATTGTCATGCCTATTCCATATAATCTGAAGGTTACCGAGGAAGAAAAGATTTATGAAAAAATGATCCGTGAAAGTGATGTCTCGGATGTTCATATAGCCCCACATACATTAAGGGTTGCGGCAATCTTCAGCATCATGACCCGCCTGAAGGATCCTAAAAAGGGCGATATCGATTTAGTGAAAAAGATGAGGCTTTATGATGGGGAAAATGTCGAAGGATTTAATTCCGCAGACATCAATGAATTGAAAAAGGAATATCAAGACGAAGGCATGAGCGGAATCGATCCGCGTTACGTGATTAACCGAATTTCCTCTACGATCATTCGTAAAGAAAATCCATCCATTAATGCATTGGATGTACTTATGTCATTAAAAGCAGGTCTTGACCAGCATCCGTCCATTACGAACGAACTTCGGGAGAGGTATTTGAATTTCATTTCACTGGCACGTAAAGAATATGATGCCATTGCAAAAAATGAAGTGCAAAAGGCATTTGTTTATTCATATGAAGAGTCGGCGAAGATCCTCATGGATAATTATCTGGATAATGTCGAAGCATACTGCAATAAATCAAGGCTGCGCGATCCATTGACTGGGGAAGAAATCAACCCTGATGAAAAATTGATGCGCTCGATAGAAGAGCAAATTGGAATTTCCGAGAATGCAAAAAAAGCATTCCGCGAAGAAATATTGATTCGCATTTCTGCATATGCGCGTAAAGGTAAGCGATTCGATTATAATTCCCATGATCGTTTACGGGAAGCGATCCAGAAAAAACTATTCGCGGATTTGAAGGATGTCGTTAAGATCACTACTTCAACGAAGACACCAGACGAAAGGCAACTGAAGAAAGTGAACGAGGTCATCACGAGACTTATCGACGAGCACGGATATAATTCGACTTCAGCCAATGATTTGCTGCGCTATGTGGGCAGCTTGTTAAATAGGTAA
- a CDS encoding response regulator: MRFFITDDDCAIRSNLSQIIENEDLGEVVEEAEDGILLEGHILNLKQIDILFIDLLMPIRDGIETLRHIKSTFNGKIIMISQVESKELIGEAYSLGIDYYITKPINRIEILTVIRKVMERIHLERSITNIQASLNSVLNFEQPKVDKSNNFNEKSIREVGEFLLSELGIVGENGAKDLMEMLQYLFMYERTFTFGKHFPTLKDIFVEITKKKLGTSALQVDINREIKAAEQRIRRTINQSLNHFASLGLTDFSNPKFENYASKFFDFTVVRQKMKELQNDSTIVLTPTRVNTKKFIQVFYFEAKRLNPDEIIRYR, translated from the coding sequence ATGCGTTTTTTTATAACAGATGATGATTGTGCCATACGTTCAAACTTAAGCCAAATTATAGAGAACGAAGATTTAGGAGAAGTGGTGGAGGAAGCCGAGGATGGAATTCTATTAGAAGGGCATATTTTGAATTTAAAACAAATTGATATATTATTTATTGATTTATTAATGCCCATCCGGGATGGCATTGAGACACTTCGTCATATAAAAAGTACATTTAACGGGAAAATAATAATGATTTCGCAGGTTGAATCAAAGGAGCTGATTGGTGAGGCATACTCACTTGGAATCGATTATTATATTACTAAACCAATCAATCGTATTGAAATATTAACAGTCATCCGAAAAGTTATGGAACGTATTCATTTAGAAAGATCGATCACAAATATCCAAGCCTCTTTAAATAGTGTATTGAATTTTGAACAGCCAAAAGTTGATAAATCCAATAATTTTAATGAAAAAAGTATAAGGGAGGTGGGTGAATTCCTTTTATCGGAATTAGGGATCGTGGGAGAAAATGGCGCAAAAGATTTAATGGAAATGCTTCAATATTTATTTATGTATGAGCGGACTTTTACTTTTGGAAAGCATTTCCCTACCCTTAAAGATATCTTTGTAGAAATCACAAAAAAAAAGCTTGGCACATCAGCTTTGCAGGTTGATATCAATCGGGAAATAAAAGCTGCCGAACAGCGAATACGCAGAACGATTAACCAATCGTTAAATCATTTTGCTTCGCTCGGTTTAACGGATTTTTCAAATCCGAAGTTTGAAAATTACGCTTCTAAATTTTTTGATTTCACGGTCGTTCGCCAAAAGATGAAAGAACTGCAAAATGATTCAACAATAGTTCTTACCCCTACCCGGGTAAATACAAAAAAGTTTATTCAAGTATTTTATTTCGAAGCGAAACGATTGAATCCTGATGAAATAATTAGATATAGATGA
- the yhbH gene encoding sporulation protein YhbH produces the protein MSEESNQQYVISQENWSLHRKGYDDQQRHQEKVQEAIKNNLPDLISEESIVMSNGRDVIKIPIRSLDEYKIRYNYDKNKHVGQGDGDSKVGDVVARDGSPSDAGAGKGQGAGDKAGEDYYEAEVSMMELEEALFSQLELPNLQKKEHAEHTLEHIEFNDIRKTGLMGNIDKKKTMISAFKRNALRGDPGFHPIYKEDFKFKTWNEIQKPDSKAVVLAMMDTSGSMGLWEKYMARSFFFWMNRFLRTKYETVEIEFIAHHTEAKVVPEEDFFSKGESGGTICSSVYRKALELIDHKYDPVKFNIYPFHFSDGDNLTSDNVRCVKLVEELMKVSNMFGYGEVNQYNRHSTLMTAYKNIDNEKFRYYILKQKADVFHAMKSFFKDEENKKYA, from the coding sequence ATGTCGGAAGAGAGTAATCAACAGTATGTTATCTCACAGGAAAATTGGTCCCTCCATCGGAAAGGCTATGATGATCAACAACGTCATCAGGAAAAGGTGCAGGAAGCGATCAAGAATAATTTGCCTGATCTAATTTCAGAAGAAAGCATCGTAATGTCCAATGGCCGGGATGTTATCAAGATCCCCATTCGCTCCTTGGATGAATACAAAATTCGTTATAACTATGATAAAAACAAACATGTAGGGCAAGGCGATGGAGACAGTAAAGTGGGGGATGTGGTCGCAAGGGATGGCTCACCATCCGATGCCGGAGCCGGTAAGGGCCAAGGTGCAGGTGACAAGGCCGGCGAGGATTATTATGAAGCCGAAGTGTCGATGATGGAATTGGAGGAAGCCCTGTTCAGCCAATTGGAACTCCCTAATCTTCAGAAGAAAGAACACGCGGAGCACACGCTTGAACACATCGAATTCAACGATATCCGCAAGACAGGCTTAATGGGAAATATCGATAAAAAGAAAACGATGATATCGGCTTTCAAACGGAACGCATTAAGGGGGGACCCAGGTTTTCATCCAATTTATAAGGAAGACTTTAAATTCAAAACCTGGAATGAGATTCAGAAACCTGATTCCAAAGCAGTTGTACTGGCAATGATGGATACTTCCGGAAGTATGGGGTTATGGGAAAAATATATGGCTCGAAGCTTCTTCTTTTGGATGAACCGTTTCTTGCGGACAAAATATGAAACGGTGGAAATCGAGTTCATTGCCCATCATACCGAAGCGAAAGTTGTTCCGGAGGAGGATTTCTTTTCAAAAGGGGAAAGCGGCGGTACGATTTGTTCGTCCGTATACAGAAAAGCATTAGAACTTATTGATCATAAATATGACCCCGTGAAGTTTAATATCTATCCGTTTCACTTTTCCGATGGTGATAACCTTACATCAGATAACGTCCGATGCGTTAAGCTTGTTGAAGAACTCATGAAGGTTTCCAATATGTTCGGATATGGGGAAGTCAATCAATACAATCGTCATTCGACATTGATGACAGCGTATAAGAACATCGATAATGAAAAATTCAGGTACTATATTCTTAAGCAAAAGGCAGACGTTTTCCATGCGATGAAGAGCTTTTTTAAAGACGAAGAAAATAAGAAGTATGCATAA
- a CDS encoding FecCD family ABC transporter permease yields MIQSALVKKQRWLIGALTALIIITIIIGTCLGYSNLSIGRLIPTLFGQGTFKEEFILFSVRLPRIIITLLAGMALALSGAILQGITRNDLADPGIIGINSGAGVAIAAFFLFFPIDAGSFVYMIPLVGFIGALLTACLIYILSFKREGGLAPVRLVLIGVGFSMALSGLMIVLISSAERAKVDFIAKWLAGNIWGTDWPFIWAVLPWLIILIPFTLYKANRLNMLGLSEPVAIGVGVSIEKERIVLLITAVALAAAAVSVTGGIAFIGLMAPHIAKSLVGPRNQLFIPVAILIGGWLLLLADTIGRNIVEPEGIPAGIMVALIGAPYFMYLLLKK; encoded by the coding sequence ATGATCCAGTCAGCTTTAGTCAAAAAACAGCGATGGCTAATCGGTGCCTTAACCGCACTCATCATCATTACCATCATTATCGGGACATGTTTAGGATATTCGAATCTTTCAATAGGGCGACTGATTCCCACGCTTTTCGGGCAAGGGACGTTTAAAGAGGAATTCATATTATTTTCCGTCCGATTACCACGAATCATCATTACCCTTTTAGCAGGCATGGCCCTTGCACTGTCGGGAGCCATTCTACAAGGAATCACACGCAATGATTTAGCCGATCCCGGAATCATCGGAATCAACTCAGGAGCTGGTGTTGCCATTGCCGCTTTCTTTCTGTTTTTCCCGATTGACGCTGGTTCGTTTGTTTATATGATTCCACTTGTCGGTTTTATCGGTGCGTTATTGACGGCCTGTTTAATATATATCCTCTCATTCAAGAGAGAGGGGGGCCTTGCACCCGTTCGGTTAGTGTTGATCGGTGTTGGTTTTTCAATGGCGCTTTCAGGTCTGATGATTGTCCTCATTTCATCAGCGGAACGAGCAAAAGTCGATTTCATCGCAAAATGGTTGGCGGGAAATATATGGGGCACGGATTGGCCTTTCATTTGGGCAGTTCTTCCATGGTTAATCATCCTTATTCCATTCACTTTATATAAAGCAAATCGTTTGAATATGCTTGGTTTAAGTGAACCGGTCGCAATTGGGGTGGGTGTATCGATTGAAAAAGAGCGGATCGTATTGCTAATCACGGCTGTAGCACTGGCCGCGGCTGCCGTTTCTGTTACAGGCGGAATTGCATTCATTGGTCTCATGGCCCCGCATATAGCAAAATCTTTGGTAGGACCTCGAAATCAACTATTCATTCCGGTGGCCATTTTAATCGGTGGATGGCTATTGTTGCTTGCCGATACGATAGGCCGTAATATAGTTGAACCCGAGGGGATTCCTGCAGGTATCATGGTTGCATTGATCGGTGCTCCTTATTTCATGTATTTATTGTTGAAAAAATAA
- a CDS encoding glutaminase: MEELSKEYGIHVNTQKQADLDGWVAHYRPYATEGQTANYIPALRNAHLSQLGICILEPGGTMIKSGDWEVPFTLQSISKVLSFIAACLGCGISYVLERVDVEPTGDAFNSIIRLEMHKPGKPFNPMINAGAITIASLLPGDSSQRKLEFLYELFENLLGKRPTINEEVYQSEWQTSHRNRALAHYLKETNYLESEVEEALEVYLMQCSIEVTTEDIALLGLILAQDGYHPIRKEQVLPKKVAKLAKALMLTCGMYNASGKFAAFVGVPAKSGVSGGIMALVPPSARSELPFQEGCGIGIYGPAIDEYGNSLTGGMLLKQIAQEWDLSIF; the protein is encoded by the coding sequence ATTGAAGAATTGTCAAAAGAGTATGGCATTCACGTTAATACTCAAAAGCAAGCCGACTTAGATGGTTGGGTAGCACATTACAGACCCTATGCTACTGAAGGGCAAACTGCCAATTATATACCGGCACTGAGAAATGCACACTTATCGCAATTGGGCATTTGCATACTGGAGCCTGGTGGAACAATGATCAAGTCAGGAGATTGGGAAGTCCCATTCACGCTGCAAAGTATTTCAAAAGTGCTCAGCTTTATAGCCGCATGCTTGGGTTGCGGCATTTCTTATGTGTTAGAGAGGGTCGATGTGGAACCAACCGGGGATGCCTTCAATTCAATTATTCGTTTAGAAATGCATAAGCCGGGAAAACCGTTTAATCCTATGATAAATGCTGGAGCGATTACCATAGCTTCGCTTCTCCCAGGGGATTCTTCGCAAAGGAAATTGGAATTTCTCTATGAGCTATTTGAAAATTTGTTAGGGAAGCGCCCGACCATCAATGAGGAAGTGTATCAATCTGAATGGCAAACCTCTCATAGAAATAGAGCTTTAGCTCACTATTTAAAAGAGACCAATTATTTGGAATCGGAAGTAGAGGAAGCTTTAGAGGTTTACCTCATGCAATGTTCCATAGAAGTAACTACAGAAGACATAGCCCTGCTTGGACTGATTCTTGCACAAGATGGATACCACCCCATCCGTAAAGAACAAGTACTCCCTAAAAAAGTAGCTAAGCTGGCCAAAGCATTAATGCTTACTTGTGGTATGTATAATGCTTCGGGTAAATTTGCGGCTTTTGTAGGGGTGCCGGCCAAAAGTGGGGTATCTGGCGGGATTATGGCGCTTGTTCCTCCAAGTGCCAGAAGTGAGCTTCCTTTTCAAGAAGGATGCGGCATTGGTATATACGGACCTGCCATTGATGAATATGGGAATAGCTTAACAGGTGGAATGCTATTGAAACAAATAGCACAAGAATGGGATCTAAGTATTTTCTGA
- a CDS encoding FecCD family ABC transporter permease produces the protein MTNENQRFIPFIYKLIIGIALFIAMFIISMAFGAADVTVKDVWQALTSDATGEKISIIREIRFPREVGAIFVGAALSVSGAIMQGMTRNPLADPGLLGLTAGANAGLAITLAFIPAANNLGIMTACFIGAAVGATMVFGIAAMKKGGFSPLRIVLAGAAVSAFLFAVSQGVGIYFKVSKDVSMWTAGGNIGTSWGQLRVIVPFIIIGILISLIFSRQLTILSLSEEVAVGLGQKTTQIKAVLFVVIILLAGAAVALVGNMVFIGLMVPHIVRAVVGTDYRFILPMSAILGATFMLLADTIGRTINSPYETPVVAVVAMIGLPFFLLIVRKGGKAFS, from the coding sequence ATGACTAATGAAAATCAACGTTTCATCCCATTTATATATAAACTGATCATAGGGATTGCACTATTCATAGCCATGTTCATTATTTCTATGGCATTTGGTGCGGCTGATGTTACCGTAAAAGATGTCTGGCAAGCCCTGACATCAGATGCTACCGGTGAAAAGATTTCAATCATTCGGGAAATCCGATTCCCTCGTGAAGTTGGGGCAATCTTTGTTGGTGCAGCACTTTCCGTTTCTGGTGCCATCATGCAGGGAATGACTAGGAATCCACTTGCTGATCCGGGGCTGCTTGGGTTGACGGCAGGAGCCAATGCGGGTCTGGCCATTACTTTGGCATTTATTCCAGCAGCTAATAACTTAGGGATTATGACTGCGTGTTTTATAGGTGCCGCTGTGGGGGCAACCATGGTTTTTGGCATTGCTGCGATGAAGAAGGGTGGTTTTTCTCCTTTACGGATCGTATTGGCTGGTGCTGCAGTCTCTGCATTCCTATTTGCCGTTTCGCAAGGTGTCGGCATTTATTTCAAAGTATCAAAAGATGTATCGATGTGGACTGCAGGCGGGAATATCGGAACATCATGGGGTCAGCTTCGTGTAATCGTCCCGTTCATTATAATAGGCATCCTGATCTCCCTTATCTTTTCCAGACAGCTCACCATACTTAGCTTAAGTGAAGAAGTGGCGGTAGGATTAGGTCAAAAGACAACACAAATAAAGGCTGTTCTCTTCGTAGTCATCATTCTTCTGGCAGGAGCTGCCGTTGCGCTTGTTGGCAATATGGTATTCATCGGGTTAATGGTCCCCCATATTGTTCGGGCTGTCGTAGGTACGGATTATCGATTCATCCTGCCCATGTCCGCAATTTTAGGAGCTACTTTCATGCTTTTGGCCGATACGATCGGCCGTACAATCAATTCTCCATATGAAACACCTGTGGTAGCGGTTGTTGCGATGATTGGTTTACCTTTCTTCCTCCTAATCGTCCGTAAAGGAGGGAAAGCATTTTCATGA
- a CDS encoding iron-hydroxamate ABC transporter substrate-binding protein, which yields MKKILIPFILLLVLIISACGNESTEKEKSSASKKEKSGTITYQSENGPVEVPADPQRVLVLSSFAGNVMALDVNLVGVDSWSKMNPNFKELKDVEEVTDENLEKIIELNPDLIIGLSTIKNVDKLKEIAPTVTYTYGKVDYLTQHVEIGKLLNKEKEAQAWVDDFKKRAKTTGDEIKAKIGEDATVSVFEKFDKQFYVYGDNWGRGTEILYQEMKLGMPEKVKEVALKDGYFALSLEVLKDYAGDYVILSNNKDQDNSFQQTDTFKNIPAVKNNKLYEADAKKFYFNDPITLDYQLDFFSKSFLGK from the coding sequence ATGAAAAAGATATTGATCCCGTTTATACTGCTGTTAGTGTTAATTATTAGTGCTTGTGGTAACGAGTCTACCGAAAAAGAAAAAAGCTCCGCTTCCAAAAAGGAAAAATCAGGTACCATCACATATCAATCTGAAAATGGTCCTGTTGAAGTTCCGGCAGATCCTCAGCGTGTTTTAGTACTATCTTCTTTCGCAGGTAACGTAATGGCTTTGGATGTTAACCTTGTAGGGGTTGATTCCTGGTCTAAAATGAACCCGAATTTTAAAGAGTTAAAAGATGTTGAAGAAGTGACGGACGAAAACCTGGAAAAGATCATCGAGTTGAATCCGGATTTAATCATTGGTTTATCAACGATTAAAAATGTCGATAAATTAAAGGAAATTGCTCCAACTGTAACGTATACATATGGAAAAGTGGACTATTTAACACAACATGTAGAAATCGGTAAACTTTTGAATAAAGAAAAAGAAGCTCAAGCATGGGTGGATGATTTCAAAAAACGGGCAAAAACAACTGGTGATGAAATTAAGGCTAAAATTGGAGAAGATGCTACCGTCTCCGTTTTCGAAAAGTTTGACAAACAGTTCTATGTATACGGCGATAATTGGGGCCGTGGAACGGAAATCCTTTATCAAGAAATGAAATTGGGCATGCCTGAAAAGGTAAAAGAAGTGGCATTGAAAGATGGTTACTTTGCCTTATCATTAGAAGTCCTGAAAGACTATGCCGGTGATTATGTGATTTTGAGCAATAACAAAGATCAGGACAATTCATTCCAACAAACAGATACGTTTAAAAACATACCTGCCGTTAAAAACAATAAACTATATGAAGCTGATGCAAAAAAATTCTACTTCAATGATCCAATAACATTAGATTACCAATTAGACTTCTTTTCCAAAAGTTTTCTTGGAAAATAA
- a CDS encoding APC family permease, whose translation MNNLQRKMGTFSLTMVGLGSIIGSGWLFGAWRAAQIAGPAAIISWIIGMVVILFIALSYSELGSMFPEAGGMVKYTQYSHGSFLGFLAGWANWIAIVSVIPVEAIASVQYMSSWPWKWAQWTHGLVENGSLTGGGLAIASALLVVYFLLNYWTVSLFSKANSFITVFKVIIPGLTIGSLLFAGFHGSNFTSAGSIAPNGWASVLTAVATSGIIFAFNGFQSPINMAGEAKNPGRSIPIAVIGSILIATVIYVLLQVAFIGAVDPSMIVNGWQHLNFNSPFADLAIVLGINWLVILLYVDAFISPSGTGITYTATTSRMLYGMEKNKYLPSVFGKLHPLYGIPRQAMFLNLGVSFLFLFMFRGWGVLAEVISVATLVSYITGPVTVMTLRRTGQDLYRPLRLKGLSIIAPLGFVFASLVLYWARWPLTGQVLFIIMIGLPVYFYYQSKIKWKGFRQNFSAGLWMVVYLLCMMTISYLGSEKFGGLNIIPFGWDMVIITCLSLGFYSWAIKSGFQTEYLEQGQKVNEDLKSMENNIASQTDKKNAV comes from the coding sequence ATGAATAATTTGCAGCGAAAGATGGGGACATTTTCGTTAACGATGGTAGGACTCGGGTCTATTATTGGCTCAGGTTGGTTATTCGGAGCTTGGAGAGCGGCACAGATTGCAGGACCAGCTGCCATTATCTCTTGGATTATCGGGATGGTTGTTATTTTATTTATCGCACTTTCTTACAGTGAATTAGGGTCTATGTTTCCTGAAGCTGGGGGAATGGTAAAATACACGCAGTACTCTCATGGTTCGTTTTTAGGGTTTCTTGCAGGTTGGGCAAACTGGATTGCAATTGTTTCTGTAATTCCAGTCGAAGCGATTGCTTCGGTTCAATATATGAGCTCATGGCCATGGAAATGGGCACAGTGGACACATGGTCTGGTGGAAAATGGGAGTCTTACTGGGGGAGGCTTGGCAATTGCCTCTGCATTATTGGTCGTCTACTTTTTATTAAATTACTGGACAGTTAGTTTGTTTTCAAAAGCAAACTCATTTATTACAGTCTTTAAGGTTATTATACCTGGACTTACGATTGGTTCACTTTTATTTGCTGGTTTTCATGGGTCCAATTTTACGTCTGCAGGAAGTATCGCTCCTAATGGTTGGGCAAGTGTACTTACTGCTGTAGCAACTTCTGGTATCATCTTTGCATTTAACGGTTTTCAAAGTCCAATTAATATGGCAGGTGAGGCAAAGAATCCTGGACGTTCGATCCCAATTGCAGTAATTGGCTCCATCTTAATTGCAACGGTTATCTACGTTTTATTACAGGTTGCGTTCATTGGAGCCGTTGATCCGTCCATGATTGTGAACGGATGGCAACATTTGAATTTCAATTCACCGTTTGCTGACTTAGCAATTGTTCTAGGCATAAACTGGTTGGTTATTTTACTATACGTTGATGCTTTTATTTCTCCTTCCGGGACGGGAATAACATACACGGCGACAACGTCACGAATGCTTTATGGAATGGAAAAGAATAAATATTTGCCAAGCGTTTTTGGGAAATTGCATCCACTTTATGGTATCCCTCGTCAAGCCATGTTTTTAAATCTAGGTGTATCTTTCTTATTTTTATTCATGTTTAGAGGCTGGGGCGTTTTGGCAGAGGTTATTTCGGTTGCGACATTAGTCTCTTATATTACAGGTCCAGTTACTGTTATGACATTAAGGCGCACAGGTCAGGATTTGTACAGACCATTACGTCTAAAAGGATTAAGCATCATTGCACCACTTGGCTTTGTTTTTGCTTCTTTGGTTCTATATTGGGCAAGATGGCCACTGACGGGACAAGTATTATTTATCATTATGATTGGTCTTCCCGTTTATTTCTATTATCAATCAAAAATAAAATGGAAGGGATTCCGGCAAAACTTCTCGGCAGGGCTTTGGATGGTTGTTTACTTACTCTGTATGATGACCATTTCATACTTAGGCAGTGAAAAGTTTGGTGGACTAAACATAATCCCATTTGGTTGGGATATGGTCATCATTACATGTTTATCTCTAGGGTTTTATAGTTGGGCAATAAAGAGTGGATTCCAAACAGAATATTTGGAACAAGGACAAAAAGTAAATGAAGACTTGAAATCGATGGAGAATAACATTGCATCTCAAACGGATAAAAAGAACGCTGTATAA
- a CDS encoding ATP-binding protein: protein MLVTVPLAGELSFYPLNETFRVSFGPPVLFFFLLLLQKTHAIFSGFLTGTVVVAFRILIDFFMHDSFSWASSFQVHFPSFFFYFTYSFLFYLVKINRFQNRSLIIGFIGLIIEILSDSVELIFQYIVLETTITLGSLNEMIMIAFAHSFIVLSFFNMMKLYEAQSRERQIRKQNEHMLMLISNLYEETIHLKKTLKNAENITKKSYDLYRELKALEKREKQLHVLTEPYSQKALRIAGEMHEVKKDNQRIFAGLSKLISNESFKDYMNAAELFHLIIRINEKYALSLGKDIQFEYSLDGNNDSHYHVYTVLSLFNNLVTNAVEAIKEKGIVRLSLCEICDNVEFKVADTGPGIPQKYQTVIFKPGFTSKYDHLGTPSTGIGLSYVKEVVKELGGDILFENSFNGAVFSIKLPIHKLIQKG from the coding sequence ATGTTGGTAACGGTGCCATTAGCAGGCGAATTGAGTTTTTATCCTTTAAATGAAACGTTTCGGGTAAGTTTTGGTCCGCCTGTACTTTTCTTCTTTTTACTATTATTACAGAAAACACATGCCATTTTTTCGGGCTTCCTGACAGGGACAGTGGTTGTGGCATTTCGAATTCTAATAGATTTTTTTATGCACGATAGTTTTTCCTGGGCTTCCTCTTTTCAAGTTCATTTTCCAAGTTTTTTCTTTTATTTCACCTACTCCTTTCTTTTTTATTTAGTGAAAATCAATCGCTTTCAAAACCGATCTTTGATTATTGGATTTATTGGTCTCATTATCGAAATATTGTCTGACTCCGTAGAATTAATCTTTCAATATATTGTATTAGAAACAACAATTACGTTAGGTTCACTAAACGAGATGATCATGATCGCATTCGCCCACAGTTTTATCGTTTTAAGCTTTTTTAATATGATGAAACTATATGAAGCACAATCAAGGGAAAGGCAAATAAGAAAACAAAATGAACATATGCTGATGCTCATTTCCAATTTATACGAGGAAACGATTCATTTAAAAAAAACATTAAAAAATGCAGAGAATATTACAAAGAAATCGTATGATTTGTATCGAGAATTAAAAGCACTGGAAAAACGGGAAAAGCAGCTTCATGTTCTTACAGAGCCATATAGTCAAAAAGCATTGCGCATCGCGGGTGAAATGCATGAAGTCAAGAAAGATAATCAACGGATTTTTGCTGGTCTCTCCAAATTGATCTCTAATGAAAGTTTTAAAGATTATATGAATGCTGCTGAACTTTTTCATTTAATTATCCGAATTAATGAAAAATACGCCTTATCACTTGGAAAGGATATCCAATTTGAATATTCTTTGGATGGAAATAACGATTCACATTATCATGTATATACCGTGTTATCTCTTTTCAATAATTTAGTAACCAATGCAGTGGAAGCAATTAAAGAAAAGGGAATCGTCCGTTTAAGTTTGTGTGAAATTTGCGACAATGTAGAATTTAAAGTTGCTGATACCGGACCTGGAATCCCTCAAAAATATCAAACTGTCATATTCAAACCTGGATTCACTTCAAAATATGATCATTTAGGGACACCTTCAACAGGGATTGGTCTCTCATATGTTAAAGAAGTCGTAAAAGAACTGGGAGGCGATATACTGTTTGAGAATAGTTTTAACGGCGCCGTTTTTTCAATAAAATTACCCATTCATAAGTTGATCCAGAAAGGATGA